Proteins co-encoded in one Arachis hypogaea cultivar Tifrunner chromosome 11, arahy.Tifrunner.gnm2.J5K5, whole genome shotgun sequence genomic window:
- the LOC112720026 gene encoding phosphomethylpyrimidine synthase, chloroplastic isoform X2, translated as MASLHANVTSVVCKSGNNASQPKFPSTTFLPGFDVAGCISSAWKKEVVPSYVASIPRATLTFDPQTTNSDKTKQKKHTVDPASPDFQPLPSFEQCFPKSTKEYREVIHEGTSHVLRVPFRRVHLSGDEEHFDNYDTSGPQNISPSIGLPKLRAEWVDRREKLGTPRFTQMYYAKQGIITEEMLYCATREKLDPEFVRSEVARGRAIIPSNKKHLELEPMIVGRNFLVKVNANIGNSAVASSIEEEVYKVQWATMWGADTVMDLSTGRHIHETREWILRNSPVPVGTVPIYQALEKVNGIAENLSWEVFRDTLIEQAEQGVDYFTIHAGVLLRYIPLTAKRMTGIVSRGGSIHAKWCLAYHKENFAYEHWDEILDICNQYDIALSIGDGLRPGSIYDANDTAQFAELLTQGELTRKAWEKDVQVMNEGPGHIPMHKIPENMQKQLEWCNEAPFYTLGPLTTDIAPGYDHITSAIGAANIGALGTALLCYVTPKEHLGLPNRDDVKTGVISYKIAAHAADLAKGHPHAQAWDDALSKARFEFRWMDQFALSLDPMTAMSFHDETLPSEGAKVAHFCSMCGPKFCSMKITEDVRKYAEQHGYGDAEEALKRGMDAMSAEFLAAKKTISGEQHGEAGGEIYLPATYLSSKER; from the exons ATGGCATCCTTGCATGCCAATGTGACATCAGTTGTTTGCAAAAGTGGCAACAATGCTTCTCAACCGAAGTTCCCAAGTACTACATTTTTGCCTGGGTTTGATGTCGCTGGATGCATTTCAAGTGCTTGGAAGAAGGAAGTTGTCCCTTCCTACGTGGCTTCGATACCTAGAGCAACATTAACATTTGATCCTCAAACAACCAATTCGGACAAAACCAAACAAAAGAAGCACACCGTTGACCCTGCTTCCCCCGATTTTCAGCCTCTTCCTTCCTTCGAACAGTGCTTTCCTAAGAGCACGAAAGAATACAG GGAAGTCATTCATGAAGGTACTAGTCATGTTCTCAGAGTTCCATTTCGACGAGTTCACCTCTCTGGGGATGAAGAACACTTTGATAACTATGATACAAGTGGTCCCCAAAATATAAGCCCAAGTATTG GACTCCCCAAGTTGCGCGCAGAGTGGGTTGATAGGAGAGAGAAACTTGGTACACCAAGATTCACTCAAATGTACTATGCTAAGCAAGGGATCATTACTGAGGAGATGCTTTATTGTGCCACTCGTGAGAAGCTTGACCCGGAGTTTGTGAGGTCAGAAGTTGCTCGTGGACGAGCTATCATCCCATCCAACAAGAAGCACTTGGAGTTGGAGCCTATGATAGTTGGAAGAAATTTCTTGGTGAAGGTAAATGCAAACATTGGAAATTCTGCAGTTGCTAGCTCTATCGAAGAGGAAGTTTACAAGGTTCAGTGGGCAACTATGTGGGGAGCTGACACAGTCATGGACCTCTCAACAGGTCGCCATATCCATGAAACTCGTGAGTGGATCTTGCGCAACTCCCCCGTGCCAGTTGGGACCGTTCCTATTTATCAAGCACTTGAAAAAGTTAACGGCATTGCTGAAAACCTTAGCTGGGAGGTTTTCAGGGATACACTGATTGAACAAGCCGAGCAGGGTGTTGATTACTTCACTATCCATGCTGGTGTTCTTCTTAGGTACATTCCCTTAACAGCGAAGCGCATGACAGGAATAGTTTCCAGAGGAGGATCCATTCATGCAAAGTGGTGCCTTGCTTATCACAAAGAGAATTTTGCTTATGAGCACTGGGACGAAATACTTGACATCTGCAATCAGTATGATATAGCACTATCCATTGGTGATGGGCTAAGACCTGGATCCATATATGATGCGAATGACACGGCTCAATTTGCTGAGCTCTTGACGCAAGGAGAACTGACACGTAAAGCATGGGAAAAGGATGTTCAG GTGATGAATGAAGGACCTGGACATATTCCAATGCACAAGATTCCTGAAAACATGCAGAAGCAGCTAGAATGGTGTAACGAAGCACCCTTCTACACTCTTGGTCCACTAACAACTGATATTGCCCCTGGTTATGATCACATTACCTCTGCTATTGGTGCTGCCAATATCGGGGCACTTGGTACAGCTCTTCTCTGCTATGTAACTCCAAAAGAACATCTTGGTCTACCAAATCGTGATGATGTGAAAACCGGAGTTATATCTTACAAGATAGCTGCTCATGCTGCTGACTTAGCAAAGGGTCATCCACATGCTCAAGCCTGGGATGATGCACTGAGCAAGGCGAGATTTGAATTCCGATGGATGGATCAGTTTGCTTTGTCTTTGGATCCAATGACGGCCATGTCCTTCCATGATGAAACATTGCCATCTGAAGGCGCAAAGGTAGCCCATTTCTGCTCTATGTGTGGCCCCAAATTCTGCTCTATGAAGATAACTGAGGATGTCAGAAAGTATGCTGAGCAACATGGCTATGGCGACGCCGAGGAGGCTTTGAAGCGTGGAATGGATGCTATGAGTGCTGAATTTCTAGCTGCCAAGAAAACTATCAGTGGGGAGCAGCATGGTGAAGCTGGTGGAGAGATTTACTTGCCAGCAACATACTTAAGTTCCAAAGAGAGGTGA
- the LOC112720026 gene encoding phosphomethylpyrimidine synthase, chloroplastic isoform X1: MASLHANVTSVVCKSGNNASQPKFPSTTFLPGFDVAGCISSAWKKEVVPSYVASIPRATLTFDPQTTNSDKTKQKKHTVDPASPDFQPLPSFEQCFPKSTKEYREVIHEGTSHVLRVPFRRVHLSGDEEHFDNYDTSGPQNISPSIGLPKLRAEWVDRREKLGTPRFTQMYYAKQGIITEEMLYCATREKLDPEFVRSEVARGRAIIPSNKKHLELEPMIVGRNFLVKVNANIGNSAVASSIEEEVYKVQWATMWGADTVMDLSTGRHIHETREWILRNSPVPVGTVPIYQALEKVNGIAENLSWEVFRDTLIEQAEQGVDYFTIHAGVLLRYIPLTAKRMTGIVSRGGSIHAKWCLAYHKENFAYEHWDEILDICNQYDIALSIGDGLRPGSIYDANDTAQFAELLTQGELTRKAWEKDVQVMNEGPGHIPMHKIPENMQKQLEWCNEAPFYTLGPLTTDIAPGYDHITSAIGAANIGALGTALLCYVTPKEHLGLPNRDDVKTGVISYKIAAHAADLAKGHPHAQAWDDALSKARFEFRWMDQFALSLDPMTAMSFHDETLPSEGAKVAHFCSMCGPKFCSMKITEDVRKYAEQHGYGDAEEALKRGMDAMSAEFLAAKKTISGEQHGEAGGEIYLPATYLSSKERTI, from the exons ATGGCATCCTTGCATGCCAATGTGACATCAGTTGTTTGCAAAAGTGGCAACAATGCTTCTCAACCGAAGTTCCCAAGTACTACATTTTTGCCTGGGTTTGATGTCGCTGGATGCATTTCAAGTGCTTGGAAGAAGGAAGTTGTCCCTTCCTACGTGGCTTCGATACCTAGAGCAACATTAACATTTGATCCTCAAACAACCAATTCGGACAAAACCAAACAAAAGAAGCACACCGTTGACCCTGCTTCCCCCGATTTTCAGCCTCTTCCTTCCTTCGAACAGTGCTTTCCTAAGAGCACGAAAGAATACAG GGAAGTCATTCATGAAGGTACTAGTCATGTTCTCAGAGTTCCATTTCGACGAGTTCACCTCTCTGGGGATGAAGAACACTTTGATAACTATGATACAAGTGGTCCCCAAAATATAAGCCCAAGTATTG GACTCCCCAAGTTGCGCGCAGAGTGGGTTGATAGGAGAGAGAAACTTGGTACACCAAGATTCACTCAAATGTACTATGCTAAGCAAGGGATCATTACTGAGGAGATGCTTTATTGTGCCACTCGTGAGAAGCTTGACCCGGAGTTTGTGAGGTCAGAAGTTGCTCGTGGACGAGCTATCATCCCATCCAACAAGAAGCACTTGGAGTTGGAGCCTATGATAGTTGGAAGAAATTTCTTGGTGAAGGTAAATGCAAACATTGGAAATTCTGCAGTTGCTAGCTCTATCGAAGAGGAAGTTTACAAGGTTCAGTGGGCAACTATGTGGGGAGCTGACACAGTCATGGACCTCTCAACAGGTCGCCATATCCATGAAACTCGTGAGTGGATCTTGCGCAACTCCCCCGTGCCAGTTGGGACCGTTCCTATTTATCAAGCACTTGAAAAAGTTAACGGCATTGCTGAAAACCTTAGCTGGGAGGTTTTCAGGGATACACTGATTGAACAAGCCGAGCAGGGTGTTGATTACTTCACTATCCATGCTGGTGTTCTTCTTAGGTACATTCCCTTAACAGCGAAGCGCATGACAGGAATAGTTTCCAGAGGAGGATCCATTCATGCAAAGTGGTGCCTTGCTTATCACAAAGAGAATTTTGCTTATGAGCACTGGGACGAAATACTTGACATCTGCAATCAGTATGATATAGCACTATCCATTGGTGATGGGCTAAGACCTGGATCCATATATGATGCGAATGACACGGCTCAATTTGCTGAGCTCTTGACGCAAGGAGAACTGACACGTAAAGCATGGGAAAAGGATGTTCAG GTGATGAATGAAGGACCTGGACATATTCCAATGCACAAGATTCCTGAAAACATGCAGAAGCAGCTAGAATGGTGTAACGAAGCACCCTTCTACACTCTTGGTCCACTAACAACTGATATTGCCCCTGGTTATGATCACATTACCTCTGCTATTGGTGCTGCCAATATCGGGGCACTTGGTACAGCTCTTCTCTGCTATGTAACTCCAAAAGAACATCTTGGTCTACCAAATCGTGATGATGTGAAAACCGGAGTTATATCTTACAAGATAGCTGCTCATGCTGCTGACTTAGCAAAGGGTCATCCACATGCTCAAGCCTGGGATGATGCACTGAGCAAGGCGAGATTTGAATTCCGATGGATGGATCAGTTTGCTTTGTCTTTGGATCCAATGACGGCCATGTCCTTCCATGATGAAACATTGCCATCTGAAGGCGCAAAGGTAGCCCATTTCTGCTCTATGTGTGGCCCCAAATTCTGCTCTATGAAGATAACTGAGGATGTCAGAAAGTATGCTGAGCAACATGGCTATGGCGACGCCGAGGAGGCTTTGAAGCGTGGAATGGATGCTATGAGTGCTGAATTTCTAGCTGCCAAGAAAACTATCAGTGGGGAGCAGCATGGTGAAGCTGGTGGAGAGATTTACTTGCCAGCAACATACTTAAGTTCCAAAGAGAG GACTATATAA